DNA from Krasilnikovia cinnamomea:
GCGGCGTCGTCGAGCACCCAGAACCGCAGCGGCCCGCCCCACCGCAGCCGCGCCACGTGGGTGTACGCGTTGCGCAGCACCGCGATCGGCTCGCCGCAGGTGGGCAGGAAGACGTCCACGCTCGGCGCGTTCGCCGGGCGCCACGCGCGCAGGAGCAGATCGTGTGAGTCGCGGGTGATCCGGCGCTGCCGTTGGCCGTCCACACACGACAGCAGCCAGGCGGCGGCGTTGAGCGCCAGGACGGCCAGGAAGACCCACAGCGCGGGGTGCCTCAGCGAGAAGAAGAACAGGGTGGCTGCCGTGAAGGTGTACGACAGTGAAACGCACAACAGAACCCAGCGCCGTTGCGGGCCGAAATACGCGTACAGCTCGGTGTCGTCCGGCGGGGCCGGTAGTAGCGGTGACGGTTCTTCGATGTCGGCGGCGGTGCTGGCCGGCGGCGCGCTGAGCGCGGCTGACGCGGGCATGACGGTGCTCCCAGGTCCAGATGTGCGGCCCCCCACAGGCCGATCCCCCGCTTCAAGAAAAGCATAGGTTTGTTAACTGAATTGGGCTGCGGGGTGGAGGTATGAATGCCGTCACGTCCGTTCATCCTTTGTGGACAATTGTTACGCGTTCAATGCGTGTGACAAGGAATCGACAATGGTGATTCACAGTGTCGCGGGCCACTCGGCCGGGTACGTCCGGCTCGATGATCACGAGGGGCCGGGGCCCGGACCGCCGGAGCACTGGTTCAGATTCAGGGTGGTACAGAGGTTTTTCGGCCGTGAAGCGGCAACAGCACTGTCATCCGACGGATTGTCATTAAACGATCTCTCTGTGTGACGGTGGTGCGGCATGAACCTGGAAGCGGGTTTGGTGGAACGGTCGGCCTCGGGCGGGCTGTCCGACGTGGTGGGCATGATCCTGGACAAGGGCGTCGTCGTGGACGCGTTCGCCCGGGTCTCGCTGGTCGGCATCGAGGTGTTGACCGTCGAGGCGCGGGTCGTCGTGGCCAGCATCGACACCTACCTGCGGTACGCGGACGCGATGGCGCGGCTGGACGCCGGCCGCGTGACGCCCCGCGGCGACCTGACGGGCCTCGTCCAAGGGGTCGCCGAGGGGGTGACCAAGGGCGCCATCGGCGCTGTTCAGCAGTCCTCCGCCGAGTCCGTCGTCGGCCTGCTCTCCACCCCGGACGAGCCGGTGCGGGAGCGGCCACGATGAGCACCGCGACCATCGGTGCACCCCGCGATGTCCGGCCCGCCGCCGCCGGCTGTTACCTCTACGGCGTCGTACCGTCCGGCACCCGCCTCCCGGACGACCTGTGCGGGGTCGGCCCCGCCGGCCCGCGACCCACCCTGATCCACCACGGCGACCTCGCCGCCGTGATCAGCCCGGTGGCGCGCGATCGTGCCCTCGGCAGCCGACGCGACCTGCTTCGCCACGCCCGGATCCTGGACGAGCTGGCAGCGTCGGTACCGGTGCTGCCGGCTCGCTTCGGTGTCGTCCTGGACGACCCCGGCAGCGTCGTGACCCGGCTGCTCGAACCGCGCCGCGCGCCGTTCGCCGCGGCGCTCGCCCGGCTCGCGGGCACGGCGCAGTTCATCGTGTCGGTGCGCCACGTCGAGGACGCCGTGCTGGGCGAGGTGCTGGCCGGGGAGCCGGACATCGCCCGGCTGCGCGAGCTGGTCCGCGCGGGAGGCGGCGCGGCGGGCGTCCGGGTACGGCTCGGTGAGCTGGTGGCCGGCGCGCTCGCCGCCCGGCGGGCCCGCGACCGGCAGCATGTGCGGGCCGTGCTGGAGCCGTACCGGGTCGCCGCGGTGACCCGGCCGGTCACCGGCGCGGACGAGGCCGCGTGCGTGGCGTTCCTGGTGGAGCACGATGGCCGGGCGCGGTTCGAGGCCGCCGTGCAACGGCTGGCCGCCGAGTGGGCGGGCCGGGCCCGGGTCCGGCTGCTGGGTCCGCTCGCCCCGTACGACTTCGCCGACGCGCTCGTCCACGGGGAGGGCTGATGGGACTCGTGTCCGGGCTGGCGACACTGCCGCTGGCCCCGCTGCGCGGCCTGTTCTGGCTGGCCCGGCTCATCCAGGACCAGGCGGCCACCGAATGGGATCCGGCGACGGAGATCCGACGCCGGCTCGCGGAGACGGACCTGGCCCTGGCCGCGGGCCTCATTACCGAGCAGGAGTGCGCCGAGGCGCAGGACCTGCTCCTGGCACGCCTGCTGCCGGCCGACGCCACCCCGGTCAGCGGCGATGCCGCGCCGGTCACCGGCGATGCCGCGCCGGTCAGCGGCGATGCCGCGCCGGTCACCGGCGATGCCGCGCCGGTCAGCGGCGATGCCGCGCCGGTCACCGGCGACGCGGCGCCGATCACCGCCGACTCCGCGCCGACCGCCGGTGGCGCCGGGCCGGGTGGGTCCCGATGAGCGGGCCGCTGATCGGCTGGCACGACGAGCGGGCGCCCGCCGCGCGCCCCGCGCCGGCCGATCTGGCCGACATACTGGAGCGGGTGCTGAACACGGGTGTCGTGGTGGCCGGGGACATCAGGATCTCGCTGCTCGACATCGAGCTGCTGACCATCCGCCTGCGCCTGCTGGTGACCTCGGTCGACAAGGCCCGCGAGATGGGCATCGACTGGTGGGAGCACGACCCGTCGCTGACGTCGGCCGCCCGCCGCCGCGCACTCCGGGACGCGGTGACCCCACCAGGCGAGACCCCGGTCGACAACGCGGGCTCGGCCCCGATCGGTGACGCGCCGGAGGCGCTGCCATGACCGTACCGATGAATGACGGTCCCGGCGCGACGTGCGCCGGTCCCGTACGTGGAATCTGGGTCTACGCGGTCGTGCTGGTCCCGTGCCCGGCCCCGGCGCTGACCGGGGTGGCGGATGAGCCGCTCTTCGCGGTCGAGAACGCCGGGCTGGCCGCCGTGGTGGGTTCGGTGCCGCTGGCCGGGTTCGCGGCCGTCGGGACCGGTGACGACCGCGACCGCGTCGAGCGGATCGCCCGTGCCCACCACCGCGTCCTGACCGACCTGCGTGTGCACGCCGCCCTGGTGCCCTTCCGGCTCGGCACCGTCTACCGCGACGAGGCAGGCGTGGCGGGCATGCTCGGTCAGCGGCGCGCGCTGCTGCGCGACGGGCTGCGGCTGGCCGCGGGGCGGACCGAATGGGGGGTCAAGGCACATCTGCGCCGCCCGCCCGCGCCTGATCCCGGCGAACGCGCCACTGCCGGCGCGGCCGGGACCGGGACGGCGTTCCTGATGCGTCGCCGCGCCGAGCGGCAAGGCGCCGAACTGCTCCTCCGGCAGGCGGCGGAGCGCGCCGACGTGATCCACCGGACGTTCTGCGGCTACGCGGCCGTGTCGCGCCGCTATCCGCCACACGACCCGTGGCTGGCGGGGGCCGAAGAGTGGACCCTGCTGAACGCGGCCTATCTGGTGTCCGACGACGACACCGCGCGCTTCGCCGGGGCGGCCACCGAGATGCAGGCCGTGGACCCGGCACTGCGGATCGAGATCACGGGGCCCTGGCCGCCGTACTGTGCGGTGGCCGAACCGCCCGGGCCGGGACGGCCGTGATGGTCCCGGCCGCCGCGCCGCCGCCGGTCCCGCTGGTGGACCTGCTCGACCGGATGCTCGCCACCGGGGTGGTGGTCACCGGCGACGTCGTCATCCGCGTCGCCGACATCGACCTGGTACGGATATCGCTGCGGGCCCTGCTGTGTTCCGTGCACGCACCGCCCGCGCCCGGTAGTGGGGGAGGTGACCGGACGTGAGCTCTACCGGGGACGGTGCCGCGCGCCTGGCCGTGGAACCCGAGTCCGTCGAGCGGGGACTCGCGACGCTGGTGCTCACGGTCGTGGAGCTGCTCAGGCAACTGATGGAGCGGCAGGCGCTACGCCGGGTCGACGAGGGTGAGCTGTCGGCCGAGCAGGTCGAGCGGCTCGGGCTGACGCTGATGACCCTGGAAGAGCACATGGTGCGCCTGTGTGATCACTTCGGGGTCACACTCGCGGATCTCAACCTCGACCTGGGCCCGCTCGGCCCGCTGCTGGGGCCGGTCGACCCGCCGCGACCCGCCGCCGACTCCGCGCCGCGGCGTCATTGACCGCCGCCCAGCAGGAAGTCCCGCACCGGTACGGCCGGATCGGGCAGCAGGTGACCGGCCTCGGGTAGGAGCCGTACCACGGCATGCGGCGCCGCGGCCGACAGCCGCCGGGCGGTGCCGTGGGAGTCGAGCATCCGGTCGCGGCCGCCCAGCATGACCATCACGGGCATGGTCAGTCCGGCCAGCCGCGCGTCGCTGAACGTGGGGATGCCCGTCGTCCGGGGCCGGAAGTGCCGGAAGATCAGCAGCGGCAGTGCGCTGTCCGTGGGCCGGCCCGGCGTGGCCGGTCCGAGGAGGTAGCGCAGCAGGCGTCGCCGTCCCGCCTCGCCGAACGGCCGCAACGCGAGCGCGGCCACCACCACCCGGGTCCGGCGTCGGCCGATGCCGCTGGGGGACAGCAGCGCCAGCCGGGACACGCGTCCCGGGCGGCGCAGCGCGTAGTCGATCGCCAGCAGCCCGCCCAGCGAGACACCGACCATCGCCACCTCGGCCAGGCCGAGTCCCGAGGTCACCTCGTCGAGCCACCGGGCGTGCGCGTCGGACTCCAGCGGGGGGCGGGACGGGGCGCTCAGGCCGGGCTCGCCGATCACGTCGACGGCGTACACCCGCAGGTCGCGCGCCCAGGTGCCGATCTGGTGCCGCCACATGGCGGTGTTCGCGCCGGAGCCCTGCAGGGCCAGCACCGGGGGCGCGTCCGCCGGGCCGCAGGCGAGGACGAACGTGTCGCCCTGCCCGGTGGGCACCGTGATCTGCTGCGCGGGCACGGGCCAGTCCGCCAGTGCCGCCCGGTAGCGCCGCCGCACGGCGTCGGCCCCCTCGGCGGAACGGTAGACGGGCGTGCCGGTGGTGACAGGGCGCGGCATCATGAAAAATACCCTAACCGTCTCTCCAGACAGCCACAACAGGGAAGGTTAGAGAAGGTTAGGGAAGGTTAGCGACCGCGACCGCGTACCGGTCAGACGAGGATGCCCAGCCGGCCCCTCAGGTAGCCCGGCGTGCCGTTGAGGACCGACGATTCCAGGTCGAAGATCGGGACCGTGGCCTGCATGTCGTCGGGCAGGAGCTGCTCGATGAACGGCCGGCCGACCCACGGGTTGTACTGCGCCGACAGGCGCCGGTCCGTCGCGCCTGGCTCGGACCGGTTGTACTGCCACCCGGCGGACTGCTTGTTCCGGCGCGCCACCTCACCGAAGTACCAGACCGCGCCCTGCACGAAGTCGTGCAGGCGGGGATCGGTGAACGCCTGCCCCGTGGGCAGGCGGTGCCGCACGACGGTCTCCAGCACGTCCACCGAAGCGGGCGTGAAATCCCAGGCCGCCGCGTCGACGCCGGTGTCGGCGGCCCAGGCGGGAAAGGACTTCTCGCGTTCGGCCAGCCAGTCGCCGAGCCAGGGCAGGACGACCGGGCGGCGATCCTCGATCATGTCCGGCGTCGGTTCCTTCACCGGCGACCAGCCCGGGTGTGCCGCCTGGCGCGCCCGGACCGCGGCGGCCAGGGCCGCCCAGGTGGCGGCGAGGTCGTCGGCCCGGGAGACGAGATCCCCCGGCGCCACCGCCGGCAGCCCGAGCGCCTCGTCGGGCTGGACCACGGGCTGACCGTCCGCCCACGCCCAGCGGCCGCCACCCACCCGGAGCAGGGCCTCACCGGCGTACGCGGTCGCGGACTCGACCAGGCTGGCGCTCGGCCGCCGGTCCCGCAGGAGCTGCTCGAGGCGGGCCAGCGAATCCTCGCTGTAGTCGAGCGGGAAGCCCAGCGGCACCTCGAAGGCCTCCAGCCGGGCGAGCTGCGGCTGGATCGCCTCGCGCCATTGCTGAAGCGGGTCGGTCATGGCGGGGAGCCTACCGGCCACCCGCCGACAGCACCGACCCGTTGTTGGCACATTTCGCCACTCACCTGCGGACGTACACAGTGGATTGTCCTATGTGCGGATTCCGGGGCCTCACGCATTGGTCAACTTCGCTAAAGTCCGCTCCGCGTTTCAGGCGATACGGACAACTATCAGGGGGCGTACGTCTTGAGGTTCCATCGACTCGCGCGCAGCGGGGCCATCGTCGCCGTCACGAGCCTGCTCGGGGCGCTGGTCGGGTTCACCCCGGTCACGGCGTACGCGGCACCGGTCGGCACGAAGTGCAAGGACGTGGCCGGGTATTCGATCACCAAGCGGCCGCCGGCCAAGAGTGACCTGCCCGGGCTCGGCGCCAGCCGCTCCACCGACGGGGCGAACGGCCGACCGTACCAGTACCACAACCCGGGGGAGAACGTCCGGGGCCACGCCGAGCCGACCGCACGCGACCTGGCGCCGTACGGCAACAGCACCGCGGGCAAGGCGCCCGGCACGCTGCCGCACCTGTACTCGTCGTGGAACAGGTACCAGGCGAACAAGGCGGCCGAGCTGCGCAAGTGGCAGGAGAACCCGGTCGGCAAGAAGCCGAGCCCGGCCCTGCCGTGGGACAAGTGGCTGTCGCGCTACGTGCCCAACCAGGGCAACGACGCGCGCGGCAAGGCGTTCGAGAAGCTGCTGGTCGAGGAGATCGGCCTGGGCGGCGACGACTGGATCTGCCAGGGCGACCTGACCGCCAACGGCGAGACCCGGCGCTACGACGCGATCAACAGCAGGCACAAGGTCGCGTACGAGTTCAAGTCCGGGCGCACGATCGACGCCGCCCAGCTGGCCAAGGACGCGCAGATCGCGAAGAGTCAGGGCTATCGGGTGGTGTACGTCTTCGGTGACAAGCCCACCGCGGCGACCGTCCGGCGGCTGCAGGCCGCGGGCGTGGACCACCACATCATGAAGGCCACCCCGAACGCCGTGAACTCGGCGCGGCCCAACGCCGGCGCCAGCGCGCAGGTGATGAACCCGAAGGTGAACGTTCCGGCGCGGGGCGCCGCCAACGACATGTTCGCCGGCTCCGGGCGCACCCTGGACCAGGCCCGTGAGGCGGCCCGGGTCGACGACGACCTCGCCCGCCAGTCCGGTCGGCCGGACCAGCGGATGCGCCGCCCCGGCGGCATCGACTTCTCCACGATGGAGCTGCGGTACGTCTCGGAGACCGACAACGGCCAGGGCCTGGGTTACGGCTTCGAGGCCGACGACGTGGCCGACGAGGACGTCGAGCCCGGCTTCGGCGGCCTGGAGCAGGCGCAGCTGGCGTCGGACTCGCTGTTCACCTGGCTGGCGCTGCAGCCCTCGGCGTTCTGGGTGAACCTCAACCCGGACACCCCGGACCAGATCATGGACGACCG
Protein-coding regions in this window:
- a CDS encoding gas vesicle protein; translated protein: MSGPLIGWHDERAPAARPAPADLADILERVLNTGVVVAGDIRISLLDIELLTIRLRLLVTSVDKAREMGIDWWEHDPSLTSAARRRALRDAVTPPGETPVDNAGSAPIGDAPEALP
- a CDS encoding gas vesicle protein K, with the protein product MSSTGDGAARLAVEPESVERGLATLVLTVVELLRQLMERQALRRVDEGELSAEQVERLGLTLMTLEEHMVRLCDHFGVTLADLNLDLGPLGPLLGPVDPPRPAADSAPRRH
- the gvpJ gene encoding gas vesicle protein GvpJ, whose translation is MVPAAAPPPVPLVDLLDRMLATGVVVTGDVVIRVADIDLVRISLRALLCSVHAPPAPGSGGGDRT
- a CDS encoding alpha/beta fold hydrolase, with translation MMPRPVTTGTPVYRSAEGADAVRRRYRAALADWPVPAQQITVPTGQGDTFVLACGPADAPPVLALQGSGANTAMWRHQIGTWARDLRVYAVDVIGEPGLSAPSRPPLESDAHARWLDEVTSGLGLAEVAMVGVSLGGLLAIDYALRRPGRVSRLALLSPSGIGRRRTRVVVAALALRPFGEAGRRRLLRYLLGPATPGRPTDSALPLLIFRHFRPRTTGIPTFSDARLAGLTMPVMVMLGGRDRMLDSHGTARRLSAAAPHAVVRLLPEAGHLLPDPAVPVRDFLLGGGQ
- a CDS encoding GvpL/GvpF family gas vesicle protein — its product is MTVPMNDGPGATCAGPVRGIWVYAVVLVPCPAPALTGVADEPLFAVENAGLAAVVGSVPLAGFAAVGTGDDRDRVERIARAHHRVLTDLRVHAALVPFRLGTVYRDEAGVAGMLGQRRALLRDGLRLAAGRTEWGVKAHLRRPPAPDPGERATAGAAGTGTAFLMRRRAERQGAELLLRQAAERADVIHRTFCGYAAVSRRYPPHDPWLAGAEEWTLLNAAYLVSDDDTARFAGAATEMQAVDPALRIEITGPWPPYCAVAEPPGPGRP
- a CDS encoding GvpL/GvpF family gas vesicle protein — protein: MSTATIGAPRDVRPAAAGCYLYGVVPSGTRLPDDLCGVGPAGPRPTLIHHGDLAAVISPVARDRALGSRRDLLRHARILDELAASVPVLPARFGVVLDDPGSVVTRLLEPRRAPFAAALARLAGTAQFIVSVRHVEDAVLGEVLAGEPDIARLRELVRAGGGAAGVRVRLGELVAGALAARRARDRQHVRAVLEPYRVAAVTRPVTGADEAACVAFLVEHDGRARFEAAVQRLAAEWAGRARVRLLGPLAPYDFADALVHGEG
- a CDS encoding gas vesicle protein GvpG, with protein sequence MGLVSGLATLPLAPLRGLFWLARLIQDQAATEWDPATEIRRRLAETDLALAAGLITEQECAEAQDLLLARLLPADATPVSGDAAPVTGDAAPVSGDAAPVTGDAAPVSGDAAPVTGDAAPITADSAPTAGGAGPGGSR